In a single window of the Microcoleus sp. FACHB-672 genome:
- a CDS encoding FkbM family methyltransferase: protein MIKKLVKKVARKLGIELSRFTPQTSDTARIQRILHHYQIDLVLDIGANIGQYSMLLRDLGYQGRIVSFEPLSSAYSTLTVVSSKDPLWKIAPRLAIGNVDRESVQINIAGNSQSSSILPMLNSHLNVAPNSAYTSSEMVPMKRLDTISEYYIDEDVKSIFLKIDTQGFETQVLEGASAILAKVEFIQIELSLIPLYEGEKLYNDMIALMYHLGYEVYAIIPGFTDPLTGRLLQMDGIFKKNESMFA, encoded by the coding sequence ATGATTAAAAAACTCGTTAAAAAAGTTGCAAGAAAATTAGGAATAGAATTAAGCAGATTTACTCCTCAAACATCAGATACTGCTCGAATCCAGCGTATCTTACATCACTATCAAATTGATTTGGTTTTGGACATAGGTGCTAATATAGGCCAATACTCAATGCTGTTACGTGATCTAGGATACCAGGGGAGAATCGTATCATTTGAGCCATTATCAAGCGCTTACTCAACACTGACAGTTGTAAGTAGTAAAGACCCCTTATGGAAAATCGCTCCTCGTCTTGCAATTGGTAATGTAGATAGGGAAAGTGTTCAGATTAACATTGCTGGTAATTCTCAGAGTAGTTCTATACTACCCATGCTGAACTCCCACCTAAATGTAGCCCCAAACTCAGCCTATACCAGTTCTGAAATGGTTCCAATGAAAAGACTAGATACGATTAGTGAATATTATATAGATGAAGACGTTAAATCAATTTTTCTTAAGATAGATACACAAGGTTTTGAAACGCAGGTTCTTGAAGGTGCCTCTGCAATTTTAGCAAAAGTCGAATTTATTCAAATAGAGCTATCATTAATTCCTCTCTATGAAGGCGAAAAGCTTTATAATGACATGATCGCGCTAATGTATCATCTGGGATATGAGGTTTACGCCATCATACCTGGATTTACCGATCCATTGACTGGCAGACTTCTTCAAATGGATGGGATCTTTAAAAAAAATGAAAGTATGTTTGCTTAG